The following are encoded in a window of Sinomonas cyclohexanicum genomic DNA:
- a CDS encoding TetR/AcrR family transcriptional regulator — MDVQGAKQERSRERKRRMAEAAARLLISDGPAAITHRRVAEAAGLAPGSGNYYFRSKQALYAAAVEGAEDLRSRVALERAEALDARPRTLEEVALELMDVFFAPGLAADVVVTRLLPMLDAGRDAGLQKTMREHRPLLARAVNMALERMTGRRLEDRDVELIMQVIAAALLHADGLGPSGGLGEGAALDGAAATVARVLELLGVEAS, encoded by the coding sequence ATGGACGTGCAGGGGGCGAAGCAGGAACGGAGCCGGGAGCGGAAGCGGCGGATGGCTGAGGCCGCGGCCCGGCTCCTCATCTCGGACGGGCCCGCCGCCATCACGCACCGGCGCGTCGCCGAGGCCGCGGGGCTCGCCCCGGGCTCAGGGAACTACTACTTCCGCAGCAAGCAGGCCCTGTACGCCGCGGCAGTCGAGGGTGCGGAGGACTTGAGGTCGCGCGTCGCCCTGGAGCGGGCCGAGGCCCTGGACGCCCGCCCCCGGACCCTCGAGGAAGTTGCACTCGAGCTGATGGACGTGTTCTTCGCGCCCGGGCTCGCGGCCGACGTCGTCGTGACCCGCCTCCTGCCGATGCTCGACGCCGGGCGTGACGCCGGCCTGCAGAAGACCATGAGGGAACACCGCCCGTTGCTCGCGCGCGCCGTGAACATGGCCCTCGAGCGCATGACCGGGCGTCGTCTCGAGGACCGGGACGTCGAGCTCATCATGCAGGTCATCGCTGCGGCCCTGCTCCATGCCGACGGGCTGGGACCCTCAGGCGGGCTGGGCGAGGGCGCCGCGCTCGACGGCGCGGCCGCGACGGTGGCCCGGGTGCTCGAGCTCCTCGGCGTCGAGGCCAGCTGA
- a CDS encoding DUF981 family protein, translated as MAVPMGLKIDWSTMPTYNTIMSVAAGAALIALVILGKDIIKARTAGASGSEPLQTDGWAVALGILGLVLFPTGLHMTLTWPLAKGGFPFDNVIFGETSLGLSVLLLGAAFYLWKRGTVLREATDPVAEAARVARPISWFVGGLGLSLFGIAAAGITYQLFAAPPQEPISGAFAQWPWLEATFMSLLFALVGLGAVLFPFAARQLRTGYKHQAIVRWIGVVWMIAGIVFLLFGAMNFFTHIGLIVNTM; from the coding sequence ATGGCGGTTCCCATGGGACTGAAGATCGACTGGTCGACGATGCCGACCTACAACACCATCATGTCCGTGGCCGCAGGCGCGGCGCTGATCGCGCTTGTGATCCTCGGCAAGGACATCATCAAGGCCCGCACGGCCGGCGCGTCCGGCTCCGAGCCCCTCCAGACCGACGGATGGGCGGTGGCGCTCGGGATCCTGGGCCTCGTCCTCTTCCCCACCGGTCTGCACATGACGCTCACGTGGCCTCTCGCCAAGGGCGGCTTCCCGTTCGACAACGTGATCTTCGGCGAAACGAGCCTCGGCCTGAGCGTCCTCCTGCTCGGCGCAGCGTTCTACCTGTGGAAGCGCGGCACGGTGCTCCGTGAGGCCACCGACCCCGTCGCCGAGGCTGCCCGCGTGGCCCGGCCGATCTCGTGGTTCGTGGGCGGGCTCGGCCTGAGCCTGTTCGGCATCGCCGCCGCCGGCATCACGTACCAGCTCTTCGCCGCCCCGCCCCAGGAGCCCATCTCCGGAGCGTTCGCCCAGTGGCCATGGCTCGAGGCGACGTTCATGTCCCTCCTGTTCGCCCTCGTGGGCCTCGGCGCCGTGCTGTTCCCGTTCGCCGCTCGCCAGCTCCGCACCGGCTACAAGCACCAGGCGATCGTGCGCTGGATCGGCGTCGTGTGGATGATCGCGGGCATCGTCTTCCTGCTGTTCGGCGCGATGAACTTCTTCACCCACATCGGGCTCATCGTCAACACGATGTGA
- a CDS encoding YciI family protein codes for MTRFLITYHGMPYPERDVIERSRGALRKWAEERLGGALVDFGAPVLLGGQMSTGQPEDAVEIDGYTVIQARSLSEARDLLSDHPYLALGGTLQINECQEV; via the coding sequence ATGACCCGGTTCCTGATCACCTACCACGGCATGCCGTATCCGGAGCGGGACGTCATAGAGCGCAGCCGCGGCGCCCTGCGCAAGTGGGCCGAGGAGAGGCTCGGCGGCGCCCTGGTGGACTTCGGCGCCCCCGTGCTCCTGGGCGGGCAGATGTCCACCGGCCAGCCTGAGGACGCCGTGGAGATCGACGGGTACACGGTCATCCAGGCCCGTTCCCTCTCCGAGGCGCGTGACCTTCTCTCCGACCACCCGTACCTGGCCCTCGGCGGGACGCTGCAGATCAACGAGTGCCAGGAAGTCTGA
- a CDS encoding S8 family serine peptidase, translating into MKKTVLAGLAALVIAVSPLVAVPAASAAGDPPPHVTGQILVKFRDDHASAGVLRQHGLADGPSVGSTGAHLITVPAGAELRLVAALSGNPAVEYAEPDAIATAVTNDQYFPRQYALQNTGQSFTNTAGTITVPAGKPDADVDAVEAWSVTTGGGTKVAVLDTGVASDNPDIAPKVVAQANFSTSSTIEDLYGHGTHVAGIVAAIADNTIGVAGVCPGCTILDGKVLDDNGYGSSSAIAKGIDWAVANGAKVINMSLAMRVSSRTLETAVNNAWNHGAVIVAAAGNSGNQAKMYPAAYTNVISVAATDNNDAKASFSTYGKWVDLAAPGVSVYSTFPNHPFALQTTYNRSESYDIGSGTSMASPIVAATAALAWSSHPGATNASVRAKVESTADRISGTGSSWAYGRVNANSAVH; encoded by the coding sequence ATGAAGAAGACCGTCCTTGCCGGCCTTGCCGCACTCGTCATCGCCGTCAGCCCGCTCGTGGCGGTGCCTGCGGCAAGCGCGGCCGGCGATCCGCCGCCGCACGTCACGGGACAGATCCTCGTCAAGTTCAGAGACGATCACGCGTCTGCCGGCGTGCTCCGCCAGCACGGGCTGGCCGATGGCCCGAGCGTGGGCAGCACCGGCGCCCACCTCATCACGGTCCCGGCCGGCGCAGAGCTCCGGCTCGTGGCCGCCCTCAGCGGCAACCCGGCCGTCGAGTACGCCGAACCGGACGCCATTGCGACGGCCGTGACGAATGACCAGTACTTCCCCCGCCAGTACGCGCTGCAGAACACGGGCCAGTCCTTCACCAACACCGCCGGCACCATCACCGTGCCCGCAGGCAAGCCGGACGCCGACGTCGACGCGGTCGAGGCCTGGAGCGTCACGACGGGCGGCGGGACCAAGGTCGCCGTCCTCGACACAGGCGTGGCGAGCGACAACCCAGACATCGCGCCCAAGGTCGTGGCACAGGCCAACTTCAGCACGTCCTCCACGATCGAGGACCTCTACGGCCACGGCACGCACGTGGCCGGCATCGTCGCCGCCATCGCAGACAACACGATCGGGGTGGCCGGCGTGTGCCCGGGCTGCACGATCCTCGACGGCAAGGTCCTCGACGACAACGGCTACGGCTCCTCCTCGGCCATTGCCAAGGGCATCGACTGGGCCGTGGCCAACGGCGCGAAGGTCATCAACATGAGCCTCGCGATGCGCGTCTCCTCCCGCACCCTCGAGACCGCCGTGAACAATGCGTGGAACCACGGGGCGGTCATCGTCGCCGCGGCGGGCAACTCCGGCAACCAGGCTAAGATGTACCCGGCCGCCTACACCAACGTCATCTCCGTCGCGGCGACCGACAACAACGACGCCAAGGCATCCTTCTCGACCTACGGCAAGTGGGTGGACCTCGCGGCTCCCGGAGTCAGCGTCTACTCGACCTTCCCGAACCACCCGTTCGCTCTGCAGACGACCTACAACCGTTCGGAGAGCTACGACATCGGCAGCGGCACCTCGATGGCTTCTCCGATCGTCGCCGCCACCGCGGCGCTGGCGTGGAGCTCGCATCCCGGCGCCACGAACGCCTCCGTCCGCGCGAAGGTCGAATCCACCGCAGACAGGATCTCCGGCACCGGGTCCTCCTGGGCGTACGGCCGGGTCAACGCGAACAGCGCCGTCCACTAG
- a CDS encoding cytochrome c biogenesis protein CcdA: MGENILIGFLGGLITGISPCILPVLPVIFFSGGLDSARRGAPSSREASRWRPYQVIAGLVLSFSAVTLLGSLALSALGLPQDVLRWAGIAVLAAVGTGLMVPKVEEWLEKPFSWIPQRRVDARRGGFGLGIALGAVFVPCAGPVLAAIVVSGATGRIGPESVALTLSFAAGVAVPLLVFALAGRGLAERLKAFRHRQRGIRITAGVLMIALAAGLALDLPAALQRLLPDYTASLQDRLRPHAGTPLDLGGLVTDENRQLANCTQGATGLQDCGPAPALRGATAWIGSDPLTLADLRGRVVLIDFWAYSCINCQRSLPHIVALNDAYKADGLTVIGVHTPEYAFEREQRNVEAGIKDHGIDYPVVMDNAYSTWSAYRNRFWPAQYLIDAAGNVRHIQQGEGGYQTTEALVRQLLADAHPGLALPAPVETAGSAPAAGTTPETFLGVAKQVNYAGVGSYRSGAGTFSYPAQQPADSFALSGPWTLGAQSITAGAAASVRLNFRAAQVQAVAEGTGTLTVRGPDGEKTVHVGGTPRSYVLLEGATQPSGTLEITASPGVVLYSFTFG; encoded by the coding sequence ATGGGCGAAAACATCCTCATCGGCTTCCTTGGCGGGCTCATCACCGGCATCTCACCGTGCATCCTTCCGGTCCTCCCCGTGATCTTCTTCTCCGGCGGACTGGACAGCGCGCGGCGCGGGGCGCCGTCGTCCCGCGAGGCTTCGCGCTGGCGGCCGTACCAGGTGATCGCCGGGCTCGTCCTGAGCTTCAGCGCGGTCACGCTGCTGGGCTCGCTGGCCCTCTCCGCGCTGGGGCTTCCCCAGGACGTCCTGCGCTGGGCCGGCATCGCCGTGCTCGCGGCGGTGGGGACCGGCCTCATGGTGCCGAAGGTCGAGGAGTGGCTCGAGAAGCCGTTCTCGTGGATCCCGCAGCGTCGGGTCGACGCGCGTCGCGGCGGTTTCGGGCTGGGGATCGCGCTCGGCGCGGTGTTCGTCCCCTGCGCGGGGCCGGTCCTCGCGGCGATCGTGGTCTCCGGAGCCACGGGCCGGATCGGGCCCGAATCGGTGGCCCTCACGCTCTCGTTCGCGGCAGGCGTCGCCGTGCCGCTGCTCGTTTTCGCCCTCGCCGGCCGCGGCCTGGCGGAGCGGCTCAAGGCGTTCCGGCACCGCCAGCGCGGCATCCGGATCACGGCGGGCGTGCTCATGATCGCCCTCGCGGCGGGACTCGCGCTGGACCTCCCGGCCGCGCTCCAGCGGCTCCTCCCCGACTACACGGCGTCCCTCCAGGACCGGCTGCGCCCTCATGCCGGCACGCCGCTGGACCTCGGGGGCCTCGTCACCGACGAGAACCGGCAACTGGCGAACTGCACCCAGGGCGCCACCGGGCTGCAGGACTGCGGGCCCGCGCCCGCGCTGCGCGGCGCGACGGCCTGGATCGGCTCGGACCCGCTCACGCTCGCGGATCTCCGCGGCCGCGTGGTGCTGATCGACTTCTGGGCATACTCATGCATCAACTGCCAGCGGTCCCTGCCGCACATCGTGGCGCTCAACGACGCGTACAAGGCCGATGGCCTCACGGTGATCGGCGTCCACACGCCGGAGTACGCGTTCGAGCGCGAGCAGCGCAACGTCGAGGCGGGGATCAAGGACCACGGGATCGACTACCCCGTGGTCATGGACAACGCCTACTCGACCTGGTCCGCGTACCGGAACCGCTTCTGGCCTGCCCAGTACCTCATCGATGCCGCCGGGAACGTGCGCCACATCCAGCAGGGCGAGGGCGGCTACCAGACCACCGAGGCCCTCGTCAGGCAGCTCCTCGCCGACGCGCACCCTGGCCTGGCCCTCCCGGCGCCCGTCGAGACCGCCGGGTCGGCCCCTGCCGCCGGCACGACCCCGGAGACGTTCCTCGGCGTTGCCAAGCAGGTCAACTACGCAGGCGTGGGCAGCTACCGCTCCGGAGCCGGCACTTTCTCGTATCCGGCGCAGCAGCCCGCGGACTCCTTCGCGCTCTCCGGGCCCTGGACCCTGGGCGCCCAGAGCATCACCGCTGGGGCCGCAGCCTCAGTCCGGCTGAACTTCAGAGCGGCCCAGGTCCAGGCCGTGGCCGAGGGGACCGGCACCCTCACGGTGCGCGGGCCGGACGGCGAGAAGACGGTGCATGTCGGCGGGACACCACGCTCCTACGTGCTCCTCGAGGGTGCCACGCAGCCGTCGGGGACCCTTGAGATCACCGCGAGCCCCGGCGTCGTGCTCTATTCGTTCACGTTCGGATGA
- a CDS encoding SDR family NAD(P)-dependent oxidoreductase, whose protein sequence is MDTERDRLAGRVAVVTGSTRGLGLAMAGVLGRHGATVVIASRSAEHVEDALRRLRAEGIEASGRPCDTGEMADVEALRDEALRRGTLDIWVNNAGISGVYGPTASTPVEDFTRVVRTNILGTFHGSRTALPVFLAQGHGDLVNVYGQGDRGPVALQNAYASSKRWVRQFTETLRLETKGTGVRVHGMNPGLVLTDLLGRVTSQRGYEQRLGGLQVVAGLWGQTPDDAARPLIGLVTADAAEFRGLGGLTLVTRGVRNVLAGRLRRSRRMPMDVTVVEPDSPR, encoded by the coding sequence ATGGACACCGAACGGGATCGCCTCGCGGGACGTGTGGCGGTCGTGACCGGATCGACCCGTGGACTCGGCCTCGCCATGGCGGGCGTGCTCGGACGGCACGGCGCCACGGTGGTGATCGCCTCGAGGTCGGCCGAGCATGTCGAGGACGCGCTCCGGCGGCTCCGCGCGGAGGGGATCGAGGCCTCCGGACGCCCGTGCGACACAGGCGAGATGGCCGACGTCGAGGCCCTGCGCGACGAGGCGCTCCGGCGCGGCACGCTCGACATCTGGGTCAACAACGCCGGGATCTCCGGCGTCTACGGCCCCACCGCGTCCACCCCCGTCGAGGACTTCACGCGCGTGGTCCGCACCAACATCCTCGGCACCTTCCACGGGTCGCGCACGGCCCTGCCCGTATTCCTCGCGCAGGGCCACGGCGACCTCGTCAACGTCTATGGACAGGGCGACCGGGGACCGGTCGCCCTCCAGAACGCCTATGCCTCGAGCAAGCGATGGGTGCGCCAGTTCACCGAGACGCTGCGGCTCGAGACCAAGGGCACCGGGGTCCGCGTGCACGGCATGAACCCGGGCCTCGTCCTCACGGACCTGCTCGGTCGCGTCACCTCCCAGCGCGGCTACGAGCAGCGACTCGGCGGGCTCCAGGTGGTGGCCGGCCTGTGGGGACAGACCCCGGACGACGCCGCCCGCCCCCTGATCGGTCTCGTCACCGCCGACGCGGCGGAGTTCCGCGGCCTGGGGGGCCTGACGCTCGTGACCCGTGGTGTGCGCAACGTGCTCGCCGGGCGCCTCCGCAGGTCGCGCCGCATGCCCATGGACGTCACCGTCGTGGAGCCGGACTCCCCGCGCTGA
- a CDS encoding fasciclin domain-containing protein, translating into MKTIHRTPAVAGLAALAAVSALGLTACGGSTTAAGDSPSSAAPSAAASMAPSASGSMGASSSAMSSMDPAANLVGPGCADYAKANPSGPGSVQGMSADPVAVAASNNPLLTTLTAAVSGKLNPKVNLVDTLDSSQFTVFAPVDSAFAKIDPATIDSLKTDDATLSKILTYHVVPGQIEPASIAGTHKTVEGQDVTVTGSGNSLQVNGANVICGGVRTANATVYLVDTVLMPPAK; encoded by the coding sequence ATGAAGACCATCCATCGCACCCCCGCCGTCGCTGGCCTCGCCGCGCTCGCGGCCGTCTCCGCGCTCGGCCTCACCGCCTGCGGCGGGTCGACGACGGCGGCAGGGGACTCGCCGTCGTCCGCAGCCCCGAGCGCCGCGGCAAGCATGGCGCCCAGCGCGAGCGGCTCCATGGGCGCAAGCTCCTCCGCGATGTCCTCGATGGACCCCGCCGCGAACCTCGTGGGGCCGGGCTGCGCGGACTACGCGAAGGCCAACCCGTCCGGGCCGGGGTCGGTGCAGGGCATGAGCGCGGACCCGGTCGCGGTCGCGGCGTCCAACAATCCGCTCCTGACCACGCTCACGGCTGCGGTCTCGGGCAAGCTCAACCCCAAGGTCAACCTCGTCGACACGCTCGACTCGAGCCAGTTCACCGTCTTCGCCCCCGTGGACTCCGCGTTCGCGAAGATCGACCCGGCCACGATCGACTCGCTCAAGACCGACGACGCCACGCTGAGCAAGATCCTCACCTACCACGTGGTCCCCGGCCAGATCGAGCCCGCCTCGATCGCGGGCACGCACAAGACGGTCGAGGGCCAGGACGTGACGGTCACCGGTTCCGGCAACAGCCTGCAGGTCAACGGCGCGAACGTGATCTGCGGCGGCGTCCGCACCGCCAACGCGACGGTCTACCTCGTGGACACGGTGCTCATGCCGCCCGCGAAGTAG
- the sigK gene encoding ECF RNA polymerase sigma factor SigK, with translation MPDQSGGTPAPDLDELMARVARGDQDAFGHLYDALAPLVHGLVLRVVRDPAQSEEVTQEVFLDVWQQAKRFDADRGRARAWITVMAHRRAVDRVRAAQAAADRDLREGIREYQESYDDVEHTVEVALESERVNRALESLTEVQRQAIRLAYYGGYTYGEVAETLGLPLGTVKTRIRDGMIRLRDVLGVSHG, from the coding sequence ATGCCCGACCAGAGCGGCGGCACACCCGCACCGGACCTCGACGAGCTCATGGCGCGCGTGGCCCGCGGCGACCAGGACGCTTTCGGGCACCTCTACGATGCCCTCGCCCCGCTGGTCCACGGCCTTGTACTGCGCGTGGTCCGCGATCCGGCCCAGTCCGAAGAGGTCACCCAGGAGGTGTTCCTCGACGTCTGGCAGCAGGCCAAGCGGTTCGACGCGGACCGGGGCCGCGCCCGCGCCTGGATCACGGTCATGGCGCACCGCCGGGCCGTGGACCGGGTCCGCGCCGCCCAGGCGGCCGCCGACCGGGATCTCCGCGAGGGCATCCGTGAGTATCAGGAGAGCTACGACGACGTGGAGCACACCGTCGAGGTGGCCCTCGAGAGCGAACGGGTCAACAGGGCGCTCGAGTCGCTGACCGAGGTGCAGCGGCAGGCCATCCGACTCGCCTACTACGGCGGCTACACCTACGGCGAGGTCGCCGAGACCCTGGGCCTGCCCCTGGGCACCGTGAAGACCAGAATCCGCGACGGGATGATCCGCCTGAGAGACGTGTTGGGAGTGAGCCATGGATGA
- a CDS encoding anti-sigma factor, which translates to MDDQLHLLTGAYALNALDDDERRLFERTLAFGDPTAEEARELSETAALLAAGTTPVAPPPDLKARLMAQIAVTPQLDAVPPPHAEGSHPHAEGSHPHAEGSPAPEATVTDLGERRRRALWTAPTKWLAAAAAVLLVAAAATGTWAVSAQRQRDDAVRQLAQASDAPGAVMGRILAAPDARIQEVSVPGGGTLLIAHSRQDALAGVMTIGLPQPPAGHVYELWLGDTSGSMTPAGLVAGTGTTWNELAGGIGAAAALGVTVEPSGGSPRPTTDPLVVESFS; encoded by the coding sequence ATGGATGATCAGCTGCACCTGCTGACCGGTGCCTACGCCCTCAATGCGCTCGACGACGACGAGCGCCGGCTCTTCGAGCGCACCCTCGCCTTCGGCGACCCCACCGCGGAGGAGGCCCGCGAGCTGTCCGAGACCGCCGCGCTGCTCGCCGCCGGCACTACGCCGGTGGCACCCCCGCCGGACCTCAAGGCCCGCCTCATGGCCCAGATCGCGGTCACCCCGCAGCTCGACGCGGTCCCACCTCCCCACGCTGAGGGGTCACATCCCCACGCTGAGGGGTCACATCCCCACGCTGAGGGGTCACCGGCGCCCGAGGCGACGGTCACCGACCTGGGCGAGCGGCGCCGTCGTGCGCTCTGGACCGCCCCGACCAAGTGGCTCGCCGCCGCCGCCGCCGTCCTGCTCGTGGCCGCCGCCGCGACCGGCACGTGGGCCGTCAGCGCGCAGCGGCAGCGCGACGACGCCGTCCGCCAGCTCGCCCAGGCCTCCGACGCGCCCGGCGCCGTCATGGGCCGCATCCTCGCGGCACCGGACGCGAGGATCCAGGAGGTCTCCGTGCCCGGCGGCGGGACCCTGCTCATCGCGCACTCGCGGCAGGACGCGCTGGCCGGGGTCATGACCATCGGCCTCCCCCAGCCGCCCGCCGGGCACGTCTACGAGCTCTGGCTCGGGGACACGTCCGGGTCCATGACGCCCGCAGGACTCGTTGCGGGCACGGGAACCACGTGGAACGAGCTCGCGGGCGGGATCGGCGCGGCCGCGGCCCTCGGGGTGACCGTCGAGCCATCGGGTGGCTCGCCGCGGCCCACCACCGATCCGCTCGTGGTCGAGTCCTTCTCCTGA
- a CDS encoding DUF4383 domain-containing protein, which yields MSSSVLSHRRTAVQLTATVVGAVFLLVGVLGFIPGITTGSGIGFAGHGSDAYLLGLFQVSVLHNVVHLLFGVAGLALGASASAAKGYLTWGGAIYLVLFVYGLVFDGASGGNFVPLNDADNVLHLLLGVGMLALGLILGRTTARAHLTRPAHH from the coding sequence ATGTCCAGCTCAGTCCTCTCGCACCGCCGCACCGCCGTCCAGCTCACCGCGACCGTGGTGGGGGCGGTGTTCCTGCTCGTCGGGGTGCTCGGCTTCATCCCCGGCATCACGACCGGCTCGGGGATCGGATTCGCCGGCCACGGCTCCGACGCGTACCTGCTCGGCCTGTTCCAGGTCTCGGTGCTGCACAACGTGGTCCACCTGCTGTTCGGGGTCGCGGGGCTCGCGCTCGGCGCCTCGGCGTCCGCCGCCAAGGGGTACCTGACCTGGGGCGGGGCGATCTACCTCGTGCTGTTCGTGTACGGGCTCGTGTTCGACGGTGCCTCGGGCGGGAACTTCGTCCCGCTCAACGACGCAGACAACGTTCTGCACCTTCTGCTGGGCGTCGGGATGCTGGCCCTGGGCCTCATCCTCGGACGCACGACGGCGCGCGCCCACCTCACGAGGCCGGCCCACCACTGA
- a CDS encoding succinic semialdehyde dehydrogenase, producing MTIRIAASGTSASGTTAPGAPPFERLATLATGTGAALEVTSPFDGRALGVVRQVAEGEVEAAVRRARGAQKRWAGTPARARAAVARRFAKLVLDRRDQILDVIQAETGKSRLAALEEVMDASMTASHYAHTAPGLLRPRRHVGTFPLLTQTTELRHAKGVVGVITPWNYPFTLVASDSLPALLAGNAVVIKPDHQTPYSGLLVLDLLREAGLPEGLAQVVLGPGAVVGPQLVDTVDFVMFTGSTATGRAVAQRAAGRLIGFSAELGGKNPLIVLPDADIRAAAAGAARACFANAGQLCVGPERIYVHEAVRSRFTEAFLAEVSRIRVAAGASWDADMGSLISPAQLAKVQAHLDDAVGKGARVLAGGTARPDLGPSFFAPTVLTDVPETADLVRSETFGPVVAIYPVRTEEEAIARANDSTLGLNASVWTAASRGRALGSRIEAGTVNVNEGYAAAWASHSAPMGGWKESGLGRRHGSEGLLKYTESQTVSVQHALPIAPWTGMGNETFANLFTRATRLLNRFR from the coding sequence ATGACCATCCGCATCGCCGCGTCCGGAACCTCCGCGTCCGGAACCACCGCCCCCGGGGCCCCGCCGTTCGAGCGCCTCGCCACACTGGCCACCGGTACCGGTGCCGCGCTCGAGGTGACCTCCCCGTTTGACGGGCGGGCGCTCGGAGTCGTGCGCCAGGTGGCGGAGGGCGAGGTCGAGGCGGCGGTGCGTCGCGCCCGCGGGGCGCAGAAGCGCTGGGCGGGGACGCCCGCGAGGGCGAGGGCCGCCGTCGCCCGCCGGTTCGCGAAGCTCGTCCTGGACCGGCGCGACCAGATCCTCGACGTCATCCAGGCTGAGACAGGCAAGTCCCGCCTCGCCGCGCTCGAGGAGGTCATGGACGCCTCGATGACGGCCTCGCACTACGCGCACACGGCGCCGGGGCTGCTGCGCCCGCGCCGTCACGTGGGCACGTTCCCGCTCCTGACCCAGACCACCGAGCTGCGGCACGCCAAGGGCGTGGTCGGAGTCATCACGCCGTGGAACTACCCGTTCACGCTCGTGGCCAGCGACTCCCTCCCCGCACTGCTCGCGGGCAACGCGGTGGTCATCAAGCCGGACCACCAGACCCCGTACTCGGGCCTCCTGGTCCTCGACCTGCTCCGCGAGGCAGGGCTGCCCGAAGGGCTCGCGCAAGTGGTGCTCGGGCCGGGCGCCGTGGTGGGGCCGCAGCTGGTCGACACGGTGGACTTCGTGATGTTCACGGGCTCGACGGCGACCGGACGGGCCGTCGCGCAGCGCGCCGCCGGGCGGCTCATCGGGTTCTCCGCCGAGCTCGGCGGGAAGAACCCGCTCATCGTCCTGCCCGATGCGGACATCCGCGCGGCCGCCGCCGGCGCCGCCCGGGCCTGCTTCGCCAACGCGGGGCAGCTGTGCGTGGGCCCCGAGCGGATCTATGTGCACGAGGCCGTCCGCTCGCGCTTCACCGAGGCGTTCCTAGCCGAGGTCTCTCGGATCCGCGTCGCGGCGGGGGCCTCGTGGGACGCCGACATGGGCTCGCTCATCTCGCCCGCGCAGCTGGCCAAGGTCCAGGCCCACCTCGACGACGCGGTCGGCAAGGGCGCCCGCGTCCTCGCGGGCGGCACCGCCCGGCCAGACCTCGGCCCGAGCTTCTTCGCGCCGACCGTCCTCACCGACGTCCCGGAGACGGCGGACCTCGTGCGGTCCGAGACGTTCGGCCCCGTGGTAGCCATCTATCCCGTCCGGACGGAGGAGGAGGCGATCGCCCGGGCCAACGACAGCACCCTCGGGCTCAACGCGAGCGTGTGGACCGCGGCGTCGCGCGGCCGGGCACTCGGCTCCCGCATCGAGGCCGGAACAGTGAACGTCAACGAGGGCTACGCCGCCGCATGGGCCTCCCACTCGGCGCCGATGGGCGGCTGGAAGGAGTCCGGGCTGGGACGCCGGCACGGCTCCGAGGGCCTCCTGAAGTACACCGAGTCCCAGACCGTCTCAGTGCAGCACGCGCTGCCGATCGCACCCTGGACCGGGATGGGCAACGAGACATTCGCCAACCTGTTCACCCGGGCCACGCGCCTCCTCAATCGGTTCCGCTGA